Proteins from a single region of Budorcas taxicolor isolate Tak-1 chromosome 7, Takin1.1, whole genome shotgun sequence:
- the DPP9 gene encoding dipeptidyl peptidase 9 isoform X5 — protein sequence MPYGSRENSLLYSEIPRKVRKEALLLLSWKQMLDHFQATPHHGVYSREEELLRERKRLGVFGITSYDFHSESGLFLFQASNSLFHCRDGGKNGFMVSPMKPLEIKTQCSGPRMDPKICPADPAFFSFINNSDLWVANIETGEERRLTFCHKGLSSVLDDPRSAGVATFVIQEEFDRFTGYWWCPTASWEGSEGCKTLRILYEEVDESEVEIIHVPSPALEERKTDSYRYPRTGSKNPKIALKLAEFQTDSQGKIVSTQEKELVQPFSLLFPKVEYLARAGWTQDGKYAWAMFLDRPQQRLQLVLLPPALFIPTTDNEEQRVAFARAVPRDVQPYVVYEEVTDVWINVHDIFYPFPQAEGADELCFIRANECKTGFCHLYKVTAVLRPRGYDWTQPFSPGEDEFKCPIKEEIALTSGEWEVLARHGSKIWVNEETKLVYFQGTKDTPLEHHLYVVSYEVAGEIVRLTTPGFSHSCSMSQNFDMFVSHYSSVGTPPCVHVYKLSGRDDDPLHKQPRFWASMMEAASCPPDYVPPEIFHFHTRSDVRLYGMIYKPHSVQPGRKHPTVLFVYGGPQVQLVNNSFKGIKYLRLNTLASLGYAVVVIDGRGSCQRGLRFEGALKNQMGQVEIEDQVEGLQFVAEKYGFIDLSRVAIHGWSYGGFLSLMGLIHKPQVFKVAIAGAPVTVWMAYDTGYTERYMDVPENNQLGYEAGSVALHVEKLPNEPNRLLILHGFLDENVHFFHTNFLVSQLIRAGKPYQLQIYPNERHSIRCPESGEHYEVTLLHFLQEHL from the exons ATGCCTTATGGCAGCCGAGAGAACTCCCTCCTCTACTCCGAGATCCCCAGGAAGGTCCGCAAGGAGGCGCTGCTGCTCCTGTCGTGGAAACAGATGCTGGATCACTTCCAG GCCACACCACACCACGGGGTCTACTCCCGGGAGGAGGAGCTGCTGCGGGAGCGGAAACGCCTGGGCGTCTTCGGCATCACCTCCTACGACTTCCACAGCGAGAGCGGCCTCTTCCTTTTCCAGGCCAGCAACAGTCTCTTCCACTGCCGGGATGGTGGCAAGAATGGCTTCATG GTGTCCCCCATGAAGCCCCTGGAAATCAAGACCCAGTGTTCGGGGCCACGAATGGACCCTAAGATCTGTCCCGCCGaccctgccttcttctcctttatCAACAACAGTGACTTGTGGGTGGCCAACATTGAGACGGGCGAGGAGCGGAGGCTGAccttctgccacaagg GCTTGTCTAGTGTCCTTGATGACCCCAGGTCTGCGGGTGTGGCCACCTTTGTCATCCAGGAGGAATTTGACCGCTTCACTGGCTACTGGTGGTGCCCCACAGCCTCTTGGGAGG GGTCAGAAGGCTGCAAGACGCTGCGGATCCTGTACGAGGAAGTGGACGAGTCCGAGGTGGAGATCATCCACGTGCCCTCCCCTGCGCTGGAGGAAAGGAAGACGGACTCCTACCGGTACCCCCGGACAG GCAGCAAGAACCCCAAGATCGCCTTGAAACTGGCTGAGTTCCAGACCGACAGTCAGGGCAAG ATCGTGTCCACGCAGGAGAAGGAGCTGGTGCAGCCATTCAGCTTGCTCTTCCCGAAGGTCGAGTACCTTGCCAGGGCCGGCTGGACCCAGGATGGCAAGTA TGCCTGGGCCATGTTCCTGGACCGGCCCCAGCAGCGCCTCCAGCtggtcctcctgcccccagccctgttCATCCCTACCACCGACAACGAGGAGCAGCGGGTGGCCTTCGCCAGGGCTGTGCCCAGGGATGTCCAGCCATACGTGGTGTATGAGGAGGTCACCGATGTGTGGATCAAT GTTCACGACATCTTCTACCCCTTCCCCCAAGCAGAGGGAGCAGACGAGCTCTGCTTCATCCGCGCCAATGAGTGCAAGACTGGCTTCTGCCACCTGTACAAAGTCACTGCTGTCCTGCGGCCCCGCGGCTACGACTGGACCCAGCCCTTCAGCCCTGGGGAAG ATGAATTTAAATGCCCCATCAAGGAGGAGATCGCACTGACCAGCGGCGAGTGGGAGGTTTTGGCGAGGCACGGCTCCAAG ATCTGGGTCAACGAGGAGACGAAGCTGGTGTACTTCCAAGGCACGAAGGACACACCCCTGGAGCACCACCTTTATGTGGTCAGCTACGAGGTAGCCGGCGAGATCGTGCGCCTCACCACGCCTGGCTTCTCCCACAGCTGCTCCATGAGCCAG AACTTCGACATGTTCGTCAGCCACTATAGCAGCGTGGGTACACCACCCTGCGTGCACGTCTACAAGCTCAGCGGCCGCGACGACGACCCTCTGCACAAGCAGCCCCGGTTCTGGGCCAGCATGATGGAGGCAGCCA GCTGCCCCCCGGATTACGTGCCTCCAGAAATCTTCCATTTCCACACGCGGTCAGATGTGCGGCTCTACGGAATGATCTACAAGCCCCACTCCGTGCAGCCAGGGAGGAAGCACCCCACTGTCCTCTTTGTGTATGGAGGCCCACAG GTGCAGCTGGTCAACAACTCCTTCAAAGGAATCAAGTACTTGAGGCTCAACACCCTGGCGTCCCTGGGCTACGCTGTGGTCGTGATTGACGGCAGGGGCTCCTGTCAGCGAGGGCTTCGATTTGAAGGGGCTCTTAAAAACCAGATG GGCCAGGTGGAAATCGAGGACCAGGTGGAGGGCTTGCAGTTCGTGGCCGAGAAGTATGGCTTCATTGACCTGAGCCGTGTGGCCATCCACGGCTGGTCCTACGGAGGCTTCCTCTCGCTCATGGGGCTGATCCACAAGCCCCAGGTGTTCAAG GTGGCCATCGCAGGCGCCCCGGTCACAGTATGGATGGCCTACGACACGGGCTACACAGAACGCTACATGGATGTCCCAGAGAACAACCAGCTTGGCTATGAGGCGGGTTCCGTGGCCCTGCACGTGGAGAAGCTGCCCAATGA GCCCAACCGCCTGCTCATCCTGCACGGCTTCCTGGATGAGAACGTGCactttttccatacaaatttccTTGTCTCCCAGCTGATCCGCGCAGGAAAGCCTTACCAGCTCCAG ATCTACCCCAACGAGAGACACAGCATCCGCTGCCCCGAGTCCGGTGAGCACTATGAAGTCACACTGCTGCACTTTCTTCAGGAACACCTCTGA